Proteins encoded within one genomic window of Bacillota bacterium:
- the ptsP gene encoding phosphoenolpyruvate--protein phosphotransferase encodes MAIGTVKMLSAKNESELLNYVQGAAEEEATKYHLAHAAALQEVAEVVAEATRKAWREQAEIMEAHQSILSDPILAENILAKIEQGAAAPAAVRAATEEIADLFAGLENAYLRERAGDVRDVGSRIVRVLLGGQSQRFDDSGTILCAGELPPSVVATLPSDKVAGLILGQGSLTSHAVIMAKARGLPTLVGLGEQIQQLEDGAPVILDATHGLLIINPTAEQLAAYGHKIAEERDKQAQYRSLAQLPATTRDGKKVVVAANIGQPEEIDAAVEHGCEGVGLLRTEFIFMGRDSMPSEEEQFRAYKYVIERCQGQLCVIRTLDIGGDKPLPYLNIAKEDNPFLGWRAIRISLKRTDIFRTQLRAILRAAAFGKTAIMLPMIVSVSEIVQAKALLAQAKAELAAEGGPVPTDIPLGIMVETPAAAVMAVEFAKECDFFSIGTNDLVQYTLAADRGNHSVSYLFDHFHPAVLRLIAMTVRAAHASKIWVGVCGEMAGDPLATELLISLGVDELSMGAPAIPIIKDLIRHAQLDDALARDILRLDSVERVREYLSKDKGAKQKLKS; translated from the coding sequence ATGGCCATCGGCACAGTCAAAATGTTGTCGGCCAAGAACGAGAGCGAATTGCTTAACTATGTGCAGGGGGCGGCAGAAGAAGAGGCCACGAAGTATCATCTAGCGCATGCCGCCGCTCTGCAAGAAGTCGCTGAAGTTGTGGCAGAAGCGACGAGGAAGGCGTGGCGCGAGCAAGCAGAAATAATGGAAGCGCACCAAAGCATCCTTTCGGACCCTATCCTCGCGGAGAACATCCTGGCCAAGATTGAGCAAGGCGCCGCGGCTCCTGCGGCGGTCAGAGCAGCGACGGAAGAAATTGCAGATCTTTTCGCAGGACTTGAAAACGCCTACTTGCGCGAGAGAGCAGGCGATGTGCGCGATGTGGGTAGTAGAATTGTGCGAGTACTCCTCGGCGGCCAGTCGCAGCGATTTGACGATAGCGGCACTATTCTCTGCGCGGGGGAGCTTCCGCCTTCCGTGGTGGCCACTCTGCCGAGTGACAAGGTTGCCGGCTTAATCCTCGGACAGGGTAGTCTTACGTCCCACGCCGTTATTATGGCCAAGGCACGTGGCCTACCCACCCTCGTGGGGCTAGGAGAACAGATCCAACAGCTTGAGGACGGTGCGCCAGTTATTCTCGATGCCACACATGGGCTACTAATTATCAACCCTACTGCCGAACAACTGGCCGCATACGGCCATAAGATTGCAGAGGAGCGGGACAAGCAGGCGCAGTACAGGAGTCTGGCCCAGTTGCCGGCAACAACGCGGGACGGCAAGAAGGTTGTAGTGGCCGCTAACATTGGTCAGCCTGAGGAAATTGATGCGGCCGTCGAGCACGGCTGTGAGGGCGTCGGTCTCTTGCGCACAGAGTTTATCTTCATGGGGAGAGACAGCATGCCTAGTGAAGAAGAACAGTTTCGAGCCTACAAGTATGTCATTGAACGGTGCCAAGGGCAACTTTGTGTGATAAGAACCCTGGACATCGGGGGCGATAAACCGCTGCCCTACTTGAATATAGCCAAGGAAGACAATCCATTTCTCGGCTGGCGAGCAATCAGGATATCTCTTAAACGTACGGATATCTTTCGCACACAGCTTCGTGCTATCTTGCGGGCAGCAGCCTTTGGCAAGACCGCCATCATGCTCCCTATGATTGTTAGTGTTAGTGAAATCGTGCAGGCTAAGGCGCTGCTAGCGCAGGCTAAGGCTGAGCTGGCAGCGGAAGGGGGGCCTGTGCCGACTGACATACCGCTCGGTATTATGGTCGAGACACCCGCAGCCGCTGTCATGGCGGTAGAGTTCGCCAAGGAGTGCGACTTCTTTAGCATCGGCACGAATGATTTGGTGCAATACACTTTGGCAGCCGACAGGGGCAACCATAGCGTCAGCTACTTGTTTGACCATTTTCACCCCGCCGTACTGCGGCTCATAGCTATGACAGTCCGTGCGGCGCATGCTAGTAAGATCTGGGTAGGAGTATGCGGCGAAATGGCAGGTGACCCTCTGGCTACCGAACTTCTCATAAGCCTAGGTGTCGATGAGCTCAGTATGGGCGCCCCCGCGATACCAATAATAAAAGACCTTATCAGGCATGCGCAGTTAGACGACGCGCTCGCGCGAGACATTTTAAGGCTAGATAGCGTGGAAAGGGTGCGAGAGTACCTGTCTAAAGACAAAGGCGCGAAACAGAAGCTAAAGTCGTAG
- a CDS encoding DUF1667 domain-containing protein gives MSVVEQEKRAVRCIVCPLSCLGEVTIEKGEITIIKNMTCRRGELYAREEVVAPRRMLTTTVRIIGGELPLLPVVSEGVLPKDKVLACARHLADIVVHAPIKEGDVVCRDILGLGVNIVASRSMAGADIE, from the coding sequence ATGAGTGTAGTGGAGCAAGAAAAGAGGGCAGTAAGGTGTATCGTCTGTCCCCTGAGCTGCCTAGGCGAGGTCACTATAGAGAAGGGCGAAATCACCATCATCAAAAATATGACTTGTCGCCGCGGCGAACTTTATGCACGCGAGGAAGTAGTCGCCCCGAGGCGCATGCTAACTACCACCGTGCGCATCATAGGTGGCGAGTTGCCGCTCCTACCTGTAGTGTCAGAGGGAGTACTGCCGAAAGATAAGGTCTTAGCTTGTGCGCGCCACCTGGCAGACATCGTGGTTCACGCCCCCATCAAGGAGGGCGATGTAGTCTGCCGCGATATCTTAGGGCTTGGGGTAAACATTGTGGCCAGCAGAAGCATGGCCGGAGCAGATATAGAGTAA
- a CDS encoding HPr family phosphocarrier protein translates to MVEARVVLTNKLGLHARSAAMLTKVAAKFESVVHLYGASKSANVKSVLMVMALGVTKGAELTITAHGPDEAACLAALTDLIANNFYEE, encoded by the coding sequence ATGGTTGAGGCGAGAGTAGTCTTGACCAACAAACTGGGGCTACATGCTCGTTCTGCGGCCATGCTGACTAAGGTGGCGGCCAAGTTTGAGTCTGTAGTCCATTTGTATGGGGCAAGTAAGTCAGCGAATGTCAAGAGTGTCCTCATGGTTATGGCGCTTGGTGTGACAAAAGGAGCGGAGTTAACCATTACCGCCCACGGTCCGGACGAAGCCGCCTGCTTGGCCGCGTTGACGGACCTCATTGCCAATAACTTCTATGAAGAATAA
- the dhaK gene encoding dihydroxyacetone kinase subunit DhaK: MKKLINKPDNVVEEMLLGMVASHPQYVRLIPGFSILARAGEPAKKVALVSGGGSGHEPAHGGFVGKGMLDGAVAGAVFTSPTPDQVYEAIKAVDGGEGVLLIIKNYTGDVLNFEMAIEMAQEEGLLVDKVVIDDDVAVENSTWTVGRRGIAGTIFVHKLAGAKAEAGGELQEVKRVAEKVIANVRSMGMALSPCIVPAAGKPSFTLAESEVEIGMGIHGEPGTHREELRTADETADHLMSKILSELALTAEDEVAVLVNGLGGTPIMELYVISNRVAHILATAGVKTAKTYVGNYMTSLEMAGFSLTVLKLDAELKALLLAPADTPGLVQF; the protein is encoded by the coding sequence ATGAAGAAGTTGATCAATAAACCCGACAATGTTGTTGAGGAAATGCTTCTCGGTATGGTGGCGTCGCATCCCCAGTATGTGCGGCTCATTCCAGGTTTTAGTATTTTAGCGCGGGCAGGGGAGCCCGCTAAGAAGGTTGCTCTGGTCAGTGGCGGGGGTAGCGGCCATGAACCCGCGCATGGTGGTTTTGTGGGCAAGGGCATGCTTGACGGTGCGGTGGCTGGAGCGGTGTTCACTTCTCCTACACCTGATCAAGTTTACGAAGCCATAAAAGCCGTCGACGGAGGGGAAGGCGTCCTCTTGATCATTAAGAACTACACAGGCGATGTGCTTAATTTCGAGATGGCCATTGAGATGGCCCAAGAAGAGGGCTTGCTGGTGGACAAAGTAGTAATTGATGATGATGTCGCGGTAGAAAATAGCACCTGGACCGTAGGGCGCAGAGGCATCGCCGGCACCATTTTTGTGCATAAATTGGCGGGGGCCAAAGCTGAGGCAGGAGGCGAACTGCAGGAAGTCAAGCGGGTCGCCGAAAAAGTTATTGCCAATGTGCGTTCTATGGGCATGGCGCTCTCTCCCTGCATCGTACCAGCGGCAGGAAAGCCTAGTTTCACCCTGGCGGAATCCGAAGTGGAGATTGGTATGGGGATTCATGGTGAGCCAGGAACGCATCGCGAAGAGCTGCGCACGGCGGATGAGACTGCCGACCATCTGATGAGTAAGATACTTTCTGAGCTAGCCTTGACTGCGGAAGATGAAGTTGCTGTCTTGGTGAATGGGCTTGGGGGCACACCCATAATGGAGCTCTACGTTATAAGCAACAGGGTAGCGCATATCTTGGCGACGGCAGGGGTTAAGACGGCCAAAACATACGTGGGCAACTACATGACATCCTTGGAGATGGCAGGATTTTCACTCACCGTACTAAAACTAGACGCTGAGCTGAAAGCGCTACTCTTAGCTCCCGCAGACACCCCGGGGCTTGTGCAGTTCTAA
- a CDS encoding aquaporin family protein yields MTNLFGEFFGTLVLILFGCGVVANVLLKKSKGENSGWIVIVTGWAMAVMLGVFAAQATGAPQADINPAVTLAKTFMGVYSFSHALTTMLVQVLGAMAGATLVWLAYLPHWAITPDKGAKLGVFATGPAIRDTFSNLLCEIIATTALIVAIFNIFSEPVAMTTPGFGPYLVGMLVWALGLSLGGPTGYALNPARDLGPRIAHFLLPIAGKGDSDWAYSWIPVVGPMIAGGLAFVIGRAIGVI; encoded by the coding sequence ATGACAAATCTCTTCGGCGAATTCTTCGGTACTCTAGTCTTGATCTTGTTTGGCTGCGGTGTGGTTGCCAATGTCTTGCTAAAGAAATCCAAAGGCGAGAATTCCGGCTGGATCGTAATCGTTACAGGATGGGCTATGGCCGTTATGCTGGGTGTATTTGCGGCACAGGCCACTGGTGCTCCTCAGGCTGACATCAACCCCGCGGTAACTCTAGCTAAGACCTTCATGGGTGTGTACTCTTTCTCGCATGCGCTAACCACTATGCTCGTGCAAGTGCTCGGTGCTATGGCTGGTGCGACCTTGGTATGGCTTGCCTACCTACCACACTGGGCCATTACTCCCGATAAGGGCGCGAAGTTAGGTGTCTTCGCCACAGGACCGGCCATTCGCGATACTTTTTCAAACTTGCTTTGCGAAATAATCGCGACTACCGCGCTCATTGTGGCTATTTTCAACATCTTCTCCGAGCCCGTGGCCATGACAACTCCAGGCTTCGGTCCCTACTTAGTGGGTATGCTCGTTTGGGCCCTTGGCTTAAGCCTAGGCGGACCAACTGGCTATGCCCTAAACCCCGCCCGCGACCTTGGGCCTCGCATTGCCCACTTCCTCCTGCCTATCGCTGGCAAGGGTGATTCAGACTGGGCCTATTCTTGGATTCCCGTGGTCGGGCCAATGATCGCAGGTGGCCTAGCCTTCGTTATCGGCCGAGCGATTGGCGTCATTTAG
- a CDS encoding NAD(P)/FAD-dependent oxidoreductase: MRKKADVVIIGGGIVGTAVARELARFKLDITLVEQHPDLSMGTTKANSAILHAGFDAAVGTLKAKLNVRGNELYRAWQEELGLDIKLIGSLVVATDEEGLLVLEQLHERGRQNGVPGLVLLSREAVLEREPHLTPATLGALFAPTGGIMDPFGVTLAFAENAVRNGVEVLTECKVEQVEVSDDEVVGVHTSQGFIEARYIINAAGVHADDISRSANDHSFAIHPRKGEYMLLDKSVGNFVRSVIFPTPSKVSKGIVIAPTVHHNTFVGPNALAIDDKEDLSTTAEGLAAIVAGAKSLVPGVPLNAAITQFAGLRAVADGDDFVIRPATGVRGLIHAAGIQSPGLTAAPAIAEMVVDILRSEGLSLHAKIDFCPENPARALFRDQEAPEKQKLIAENPLYGRVICRCEMVTEGDILDAIHRPCGARTLDGVKRRTRAGMGRCQGGFCGPRVTSILSRELKIPIPAVRKDTAGSFLFFDKIRGTHEVKDHE; this comes from the coding sequence ATGAGGAAGAAAGCTGATGTCGTCATAATTGGCGGTGGCATCGTAGGTACCGCTGTCGCCCGCGAGTTAGCTCGTTTTAAGCTCGACATAACTCTGGTGGAACAGCACCCAGATTTATCGATGGGCACGACCAAGGCCAATAGCGCTATCTTGCACGCGGGCTTTGATGCCGCGGTAGGGACGCTAAAGGCCAAGCTTAATGTGCGTGGTAATGAATTGTACAGGGCGTGGCAAGAAGAACTGGGGTTAGATATCAAACTTATCGGGTCTCTAGTCGTGGCGACCGATGAGGAGGGGCTGCTCGTCCTCGAGCAACTACATGAGCGTGGGCGACAAAATGGAGTGCCCGGGCTAGTCCTCTTAAGTAGAGAGGCCGTGTTAGAGCGTGAGCCACATCTTACACCGGCCACGCTCGGGGCCTTGTTTGCGCCCACAGGCGGTATCATGGACCCCTTCGGTGTGACACTTGCTTTCGCCGAAAACGCCGTGCGAAACGGGGTGGAAGTGCTCACCGAGTGCAAGGTGGAGCAGGTAGAGGTCAGTGATGATGAGGTGGTGGGCGTGCATACTTCGCAGGGCTTTATAGAAGCGCGGTACATCATTAATGCGGCTGGCGTACACGCCGATGACATTAGTCGTAGTGCCAACGACCATAGTTTCGCCATTCACCCTCGTAAAGGTGAGTACATGTTGCTCGATAAAAGCGTAGGTAATTTTGTGCGGTCGGTTATCTTCCCCACGCCGAGCAAAGTGTCCAAGGGTATAGTCATTGCCCCTACAGTGCATCACAACACTTTTGTCGGGCCGAATGCACTGGCTATTGACGATAAAGAAGATTTAAGTACGACAGCCGAAGGCCTAGCGGCTATTGTCGCTGGCGCCAAGTCACTGGTGCCTGGTGTGCCCCTTAATGCCGCCATAACTCAGTTTGCCGGGCTACGCGCCGTAGCCGATGGCGATGACTTTGTTATTCGCCCCGCGACAGGAGTCCGGGGGCTCATTCACGCCGCGGGCATACAGTCCCCTGGCTTGACTGCCGCACCGGCCATTGCCGAGATGGTTGTGGACATTTTGCGCAGCGAGGGGCTTAGTCTGCATGCGAAGATAGACTTTTGTCCCGAAAATCCAGCTCGGGCCCTCTTCAGAGATCAGGAAGCGCCAGAAAAACAGAAACTCATCGCCGAAAACCCTCTCTATGGTCGGGTTATTTGCCGCTGCGAGATGGTTACCGAAGGAGACATCCTAGACGCCATCCATCGCCCCTGTGGGGCGAGAACCCTTGATGGAGTAAAGCGCAGAACGCGTGCCGGCATGGGCCGTTGCCAGGGTGGTTTCTGTGGCCCGCGCGTCACTAGTATTTTGTCTCGCGAACTAAAGATCCCTATCCCAGCAGTGCGCAAGGACACGGCAGGGTCATTCCTCTTTTTTGACAAAATTCGCGGCACGCACGAGGTGAAAGACCATGAATGA
- the dhaM gene encoding PTS-dependent dihydroxyacetone kinase phosphotransferase subunit DhaM — translation MVGLVIVSHSAQIALGVKELAGQMADRGLKIVEAGGMPDGSLGTDTLRIHEAIVEADSGQGVVVLVDLGSAVLSAKTALELLEPSTACRAQIADAPLVEGSISAAVEASIGGSLAEVVAAAEAARGILKL, via the coding sequence ATGGTGGGGCTGGTCATAGTATCGCACAGTGCTCAGATCGCCCTGGGCGTCAAAGAATTAGCGGGGCAGATGGCAGACCGCGGTCTGAAGATTGTCGAGGCAGGAGGCATGCCAGATGGCAGCCTAGGGACCGATACCCTTCGGATCCATGAAGCTATTGTCGAAGCTGATTCAGGGCAGGGCGTGGTAGTGCTCGTTGATCTCGGGAGTGCCGTGCTCAGTGCAAAGACTGCCCTCGAGCTACTAGAACCGTCGACTGCTTGTCGGGCGCAGATTGCCGATGCCCCCCTAGTGGAGGGCAGTATTAGCGCCGCTGTGGAGGCCTCCATCGGCGGTTCTCTCGCCGAAGTAGTGGCGGCCGCCGAGGCCGCGAGAGGGATACTTAAACTCTAG
- the glpK gene encoding glycerol kinase GlpK produces MTKQYVLALDQGTTSSRAIIFDKSSQIVAVAQKDFTQIYPKPGWVEHNADEIWATQIGVAAEVVAKAGIDASEIAAIGITNQRETTVVWDKNTGKPVHNAIVWQSRQTMAICDDLKAKGLEETFKHKTGLVVDAYFSGTKVKWILDNVPGAREQAEKGDLLFGTIDTWLIWKLTAGKVHVTDYSNASRTLMFNIRELNWDSELLEALTVPASMLPTVRPSSEVYGHTDPNVFLGKAVPIAGAAGDQQAALFGQTCFKPGMAKNTYGTGCFMLMNTGDKLVSSKNGLLTTIAWGLDGKVEYALEGSIFIAGAAVQWLRDGLKIIEAAPDSEYFALKVQDTGGVYVVPAFVGLGAPYWDMKARGAILGLTRGSGKPEIIRATLESLAYQTRDVLSAMEADSGITLKALKVDGGAVNNGLLMQFQSDILGVPVDRPQVTETTALGAAYLAGLAVGVWENKDDLVDNWKLDMRFPPSMDAARREKLYVGWQKAVKRALDWED; encoded by the coding sequence TTGACTAAACAATATGTACTAGCACTCGATCAGGGAACGACCAGTTCGCGGGCCATCATTTTTGACAAGTCCTCACAGATTGTAGCTGTCGCGCAAAAAGACTTTACGCAGATCTATCCTAAGCCAGGCTGGGTTGAACATAATGCCGACGAAATTTGGGCCACACAGATTGGCGTCGCCGCAGAAGTGGTGGCCAAGGCGGGTATCGATGCGTCAGAGATAGCTGCCATTGGCATCACCAACCAACGCGAAACCACCGTAGTATGGGACAAAAACACCGGCAAGCCAGTCCATAATGCCATTGTATGGCAATCGCGTCAAACCATGGCGATTTGCGACGACCTTAAGGCTAAGGGGCTAGAAGAGACATTCAAGCACAAAACAGGCCTCGTGGTTGATGCCTACTTCTCGGGAACCAAGGTGAAATGGATTCTAGATAATGTTCCTGGCGCGCGTGAGCAAGCCGAAAAAGGCGACCTGTTGTTTGGCACCATAGATACATGGCTTATATGGAAACTAACCGCCGGTAAAGTACATGTCACCGATTACTCAAACGCCTCGCGCACCTTAATGTTCAATATCCGGGAACTTAACTGGGACAGCGAGCTCTTAGAGGCGCTGACAGTTCCCGCCTCTATGCTGCCTACAGTGCGCCCATCTAGTGAAGTGTACGGCCACACTGACCCTAATGTCTTCTTAGGCAAGGCAGTGCCCATTGCTGGAGCGGCTGGGGACCAGCAAGCTGCTCTCTTCGGACAAACTTGTTTCAAGCCAGGTATGGCGAAGAACACCTACGGCACCGGTTGCTTCATGCTCATGAATACGGGCGACAAACTAGTTTCCTCGAAAAACGGGCTCTTGACAACCATTGCCTGGGGTCTAGACGGCAAAGTTGAGTACGCGCTCGAAGGCAGTATCTTTATTGCTGGAGCTGCGGTACAATGGTTGAGAGACGGCTTGAAAATCATCGAGGCCGCTCCAGATTCCGAGTACTTTGCCCTTAAAGTTCAAGATACGGGCGGAGTCTATGTCGTGCCTGCCTTCGTTGGTCTAGGCGCTCCTTACTGGGACATGAAGGCTCGTGGAGCCATCCTTGGCTTAACTCGTGGCTCAGGCAAGCCAGAGATCATCCGTGCCACTCTTGAGTCACTAGCTTACCAGACTAGGGATGTCCTGAGCGCCATGGAGGCTGACTCTGGCATCACCCTCAAAGCTCTCAAAGTCGACGGCGGCGCGGTCAATAATGGCCTCTTGATGCAGTTCCAGAGCGACATTCTAGGCGTACCGGTCGATCGCCCACAAGTGACGGAGACAACCGCCCTAGGCGCAGCCTACTTGGCAGGTTTGGCCGTCGGTGTATGGGAAAACAAAGACGATTTAGTTGACAACTGGAAGCTTGACATGCGCTTCCCGCCCTCTATGGACGCAGCGAGACGTGAGAAGCTCTATGTAGGTTGGCAAAAGGCCGTTAAACGCGCCCTAGACTGGGAAGATTAA
- a CDS encoding glycerol-3-phosphate responsive antiterminator: MSLMESLYKGPVIPSVRSIEDFNLALSDTTAPSLFLLFGDINNLPKLLRLAEQHKKRLLVHGDLLEGVGKDKAGIKYLARQGVTALVTTKPHLVKMAREEGLVVIQRLFLIDSEALRTGIKLLREHKPDAVEILPASVPRAAVQEIVRGASLPVFAGGLVTSREDVLQALKAGACAVSTSKRELWNIRV, from the coding sequence ATGAGTCTAATGGAGTCTTTGTATAAAGGGCCAGTAATCCCCTCCGTGCGTAGTATAGAAGACTTTAACTTGGCGCTGTCAGATACCACAGCGCCAAGCCTCTTTCTCTTGTTTGGCGATATTAATAACCTGCCGAAACTACTCCGCCTCGCAGAGCAACACAAAAAACGCCTGCTTGTGCATGGGGATCTGCTTGAAGGCGTAGGCAAGGACAAAGCCGGTATCAAGTACCTTGCTCGGCAGGGGGTCACGGCCTTAGTCACGACTAAGCCGCATTTGGTGAAGATGGCGCGGGAAGAAGGACTAGTAGTCATACAGCGCCTCTTTCTCATTGATTCAGAGGCGCTCAGAACAGGTATAAAGCTTCTTCGCGAACATAAGCCTGACGCCGTCGAAATTCTGCCAGCCTCGGTGCCTAGGGCGGCCGTGCAGGAAATTGTGCGGGGAGCCTCTCTGCCGGTGTTCGCCGGCGGCTTAGTCACCTCTCGCGAAGACGTGCTGCAGGCCCTAAAGGCCGGGGCATGCGCGGTAAGTACTAGTAAGCGAGAGTTGTGGAATATTAGGGTGTAA
- a CDS encoding FAD-dependent oxidoreductase yields the protein MNEKHYDVVVIGGGPAGLAAALSASEQGAARVLVIERDRELGGILQQCIHNGFGLHRFDTELTGPGYAERYIKMVKATPSIDVLLDTMVVDLMPDKTVLAINSVEGLQKITCPAIVLAMGCRERTRGAIRIPGTRPAGVLTAGAAQRMVNMEGYIPGKKVVILGSGDIGLIMARRMTLEGAKVLAVFEIMPHSSGLTRNVVQCLEDFNIPLHLSHTVTAIHGRERITGLTYAAVDENLRPLPGTEKYLACDCLLLSVGLIPENELSREIGLNMDALTGGPVVNQERETSLPGFFAAGNVVHVHDLVDFVSEEGDIAGRFAARLAQGQTNVGAQEFSVTPGHGVRTVVPQKIKIDVKDPGTAKLYLRVAEPQRKITLSVSSGGMTLLEKRFPVAKPGEMIVLELDASQLEKAVGDVIVEIKR from the coding sequence ATGAATGAAAAGCATTACGACGTCGTCGTTATCGGTGGAGGCCCAGCAGGCTTGGCGGCAGCCCTAAGTGCGAGTGAGCAGGGGGCGGCGCGGGTCTTAGTTATCGAGCGCGACCGCGAGCTAGGTGGCATTTTGCAACAATGTATTCACAATGGCTTTGGGCTGCATCGCTTCGATACAGAGCTGACTGGGCCTGGCTATGCCGAGAGATATATCAAGATGGTTAAGGCAACCCCAAGTATCGATGTTTTGCTCGATACCATGGTAGTCGACTTAATGCCAGACAAAACTGTACTAGCTATCAATTCCGTAGAGGGCCTGCAAAAAATTACTTGCCCAGCTATTGTCCTAGCCATGGGATGCCGCGAAAGAACGCGCGGGGCGATTCGCATTCCCGGCACGCGTCCGGCAGGAGTACTTACGGCTGGCGCGGCTCAACGCATGGTGAACATGGAGGGCTACATCCCCGGTAAGAAAGTGGTCATTCTAGGTTCGGGCGACATTGGCCTTATTATGGCCCGCCGCATGACGCTTGAAGGGGCCAAAGTTCTGGCGGTGTTTGAGATTATGCCCCACAGCAGTGGTTTGACGCGTAATGTCGTGCAGTGCCTCGAAGACTTTAACATTCCCCTCCATCTTTCGCACACGGTAACGGCCATTCATGGCCGCGAACGCATCACGGGCCTTACTTATGCTGCCGTAGATGAGAATTTGCGCCCGCTACCGGGGACTGAGAAGTACTTGGCTTGCGATTGTCTGCTGCTGTCGGTCGGCCTCATTCCTGAGAACGAGCTGTCGCGTGAGATTGGGCTCAACATGGACGCCCTCACTGGCGGCCCCGTGGTCAATCAAGAGCGCGAAACAAGTTTGCCCGGCTTTTTCGCGGCAGGCAATGTGGTGCATGTGCATGACTTAGTGGACTTTGTCTCCGAAGAAGGTGATATAGCCGGGCGCTTTGCCGCTCGCCTCGCTCAGGGCCAGACTAATGTTGGCGCACAAGAATTTAGTGTCACCCCAGGTCATGGGGTTCGCACCGTGGTGCCGCAAAAAATCAAAATCGACGTTAAGGATCCAGGAACGGCAAAGTTGTATCTACGGGTCGCCGAGCCACAGCGCAAAATAACGCTCAGTGTCAGTAGCGGGGGCATGACTTTGCTCGAAAAGAGGTTCCCCGTGGCCAAGCCAGGCGAGATGATTGTCCTTGAGCTAGATGCTTCGCAACTAGAGAAGGCTGTCGGCGACGTCATCGTCGAGATTAAGCGGTGA
- the dhaL gene encoding dihydroxyacetone kinase subunit L encodes MNKPFLMSMEAILGTIKENKEWLTELDGAIGDADHGINMARGFAAVVAKIAVATEDDLASLLKKVGMTLLSTVGGVSGPLYGTAFLRAGAAAQGQADLTKEVAGEMLATAIAGIRERGKAAQGEKTMLDALLPAQEAFARGLEEGKNLLECLEAACVAAEAGVEYTKTIMATKGRASYLGVRSIGHQDPGATSAYLILRALTEFCRAHSQGAA; translated from the coding sequence ATGAACAAACCATTCTTAATGAGCATGGAAGCTATTCTAGGCACCATCAAAGAAAACAAGGAATGGCTGACGGAGCTTGATGGCGCTATAGGCGATGCTGACCATGGCATAAATATGGCGAGGGGGTTCGCTGCAGTCGTAGCTAAAATTGCTGTGGCCACGGAGGACGACCTCGCCTCTTTGCTTAAAAAAGTTGGGATGACTTTGCTTTCGACAGTGGGTGGCGTTTCTGGGCCCTTGTACGGCACCGCCTTTCTCCGTGCGGGAGCTGCAGCACAGGGGCAGGCTGATCTTACCAAGGAAGTAGCTGGTGAAATGCTGGCGACGGCAATTGCCGGTATAAGGGAGAGAGGAAAGGCGGCGCAAGGCGAGAAGACGATGCTCGATGCCCTGCTGCCAGCGCAGGAGGCCTTCGCGCGAGGACTAGAAGAAGGGAAAAACCTCTTAGAATGCCTCGAAGCGGCGTGTGTCGCTGCAGAGGCAGGGGTAGAGTATACTAAGACGATCATGGCCACGAAGGGCCGGGCTAGTTACTTAGGTGTAAGAAGTATCGGCCACCAAGACCCTGGCGCGACGTCGGCATATCTAATCCTAAGGGCGCTGACTGAGTTCTGCCGAGCGCACAGTCAGGGGGCGGCGTGA